The sequence CCATATTTTGTTTTTTGAAATAGTAATAAGATTTTAGATAGCAGTGTAATCAGTCGTTATTTATTATCAAAATTTAATTACCGTGAAAATACATGTTACCAATTGAGTAAAGGCATCATTACAGGAATAATTATCATTGTTATCATATCAGGACTGATTATTACATACACTAATTTCTTTGACACAGTAAAACCCAAAATAGAGTCAGTAGTAGAGACTGCAAAAAAAATAACATTAATAAATAATAAAGACATTGTTAATAAAACTGAAGACATATCAGATAAAAACAAGACATCTGATTTTTTAGATATAAAAAATATCCATGAGTTACAGATAGATCCTGAACAAACAAAACTCTCAGGTATTGCATATAGTCCTTACAGAAAAGATCAATCGCCACTTACTAATATTCATCCAAGTTTGAACGAAATTGAAAATGACATAAAATTACTTAGTTCTATAACAGAGAAAATTAGAATCTATGGAATAACAGGAAATAATCAATTTATTCCAGAAATTGCCAAAAAATATGGACTGAAAACTGCAATCACATTACTATTAACAGGCGATAAAACAGATTATGACAAAATAGAAAGAGCAGTACAAATGGCTAACAAGAATGACGGGATTTACACCATCATTGTTGAAAATGAGGGATTGTACAGGGGAAATCTAAATGAAGAACAGATCATACAATATCTCAATAAAACAAGAGAAAAACTAAATCCTACATGTACTATTACTATTTCAGAGCCTATTGGGAATTGGCTTGAACATCCAGAAATTACAAAGCATGTTGATTATGTAATGATTAATTATTATCCTTACTTTAATGGTGTGCATATCAATAATGCATCAAGCAAAGCATTAGAAGAATACAAATATGTAAAAGAAACACTTGGAAAAGATGTAGTAATCGGGGAGACAAATTGGCCATCAGATGGAGAAGTTATAAAACTAGCAGTTCCAAGTCCCGAGAACCAACAAAGATTCATTTCAGAATTTAAAGAGATTACAGATTTAAATAAAATAGAATATTTCTTGTTTGAGGCATTTGATGAAAAATGGAAACCAGCCGAACAGTTTAATCCAGATGGACCAAATGATGTGGAAAATCATTGGGGTTTATTTTTCGAAAATGGAACCATGAAAGAATCCCTTAGGAACATAATCCCTCCAACACGCAACATCACAACAAGAAATTAAAACACAAACTTCAGAGGAATCTGAATAGTATACATCTACAGTAAATGAAAAATCTATGAAATACTTTCTATTTTTGAATGTCATTACGCTACGCCTAGGTTTTGCAAAAATTATAGTTATGTTATCTCCAATTATTTTCAGATGAAATTCCAGACAGAATGCTGAGATCATGTTTTGTCATTCCCTTTGAATCATACAATCCCCAATGACCTTCTACTAACCCATACATCTCTTTCCATTTTTCATCAAAGGCTTCAAATATGTAATATTCTGGAATAGCGATCATATTCAGAAATTTCTGTAGAAATATTTTTTGATTATCTGGACTGGGTATTGCGTTTCCAATTCTAGCCCCATGTGTGGGCCAACCAGTTTCACCAATTATTACATTCTTTCCATGAATCTTTCCAAGAGACATAACATCATTATACGTTTGAAGGACATAGTCTGCAGCATGTGATATGTCTTGTCCATCCCAATACGGATGGATATGTGCGGTTATGACATCAACATTATCTATAAGATCCTGATGATCCTGCCATATCCTCCAAGGCTCTGCAGTAGTAACGCGAATATTCTTATTGTTGGATTGAGATACTGCCTTTTTAAGATCAGCTATGTAAGGCGTTATTTGAGTTGTTTTTATTTTGTCTAATTTATTTTTGATCATTGGAGTTACATTGCCTAAGTCTAAATGAGAATCCCATATGACCTGAGCCAAAACCTCATTTCCCACAGTAATACAATCTATTAGGTCACTGTATTTTGTCAGAATGTTTTTTGCGTTGCTTACCTCAATTTCACTATTGGTAGGACTGTTAACATCTAGAGAAATACCAAGATTTACTTTAACTTTATTTTTGTCAAGGTTTTTTATTACATCCGATATACCTTGCGAGGAATAAGTCCTAATTCTTTTTGTTAGTTTACTCAAAAATATAACATCTTGATTAAGATCCATTTCATTTGGATGTATGTTTCGTGTTGGGTCTTGACCGTCTCTATGAGGTCCATAACATATTCCGTATGGTAATTTCAGATCAGACGATATCATGGTGTCAGAGTTGTAGGTACGCTAGTTAAAAACACTTTGAAGATGTAACTATAAATCAAAAAGATATTGGGTATTTGTAGAGTATCAAAACTGCTAGAATACTTTTAAGTATGTCTATAATAGTCAAAAAGAAATCAAACTATTCCTGCAAATTAAGCATTTAGAAAAATACAATAACATAAGAATGACGTATACTTAAAGTAAAATTTTGTTTATATTACATTCCATAATTGTGAATGCTGGTCTAAATGAGACTACCTGCAAGAATGACAAGTTCTGAAAATTGTTTACCGTGTCCTTTATTGTTTATTATGCATCGAACTATTCCTGAATGTTTTTTTAAATTTCATACTAGATGTACCGTTTTGTTTCAGAATAGACAAAATTAGAAAACATCCAATGCTAAAATCCAAAGAAATTTAGATTGTTATTTAGAGAATCTAGAAATAATTTTCCTGCAGCAATTAAAATTACAACAGATACAATAATTTGCAAATAACGTTCTTTTACATCTAGAGACAATCTTGCACCAACCAACCCGCCAATAAAAGACCCAATCGACAACAATCCTGCTTGAATAAAATCAGGATGTCCCAAGATACTATGAATAATCACTCCAGATAATGATGAAAATAATAATATCAGTTGTGATGTTGGAGCTGCTTTTTTCATTGTCATTCCCATCCCAACTACCATAAGAGGTACAAAGATAATCCCTCCACCAATTCCAAAAAATGAGGAAATTAACCCTGCAAAGAAACTAGCACCCACTGCAAATATCATCATCTGAACTGAAAGAGTTTTTTCAACAGTCTCAATTTTTTTTCGTACAAAAATGTAAACAGCAGACGCAATCAATACAAATCCAAATAAAATTTTAAAAATATCAGGCGCTATATCAGTGGAAAGAAATGCACCTAAGACAGTTCCTGGGATTGAAAGTAATCCAAGCTTTAAGCCTAATGAATAAACAATTCTCTTTTGTTTAGAGTATGAAATAGTAGATGCCACCGAATTACTTAATGCACCAAAAAGGCTGTTACTTGCAGCAGCAGTGGGTGGAAATCCTAGAAAAGTCAATGCTGGAACTAGGATAATACCACCACCAAGTCCAATCATAGAGCCAAGAATTCCAGCTGCAAAGCCCAAAAGAATAAACCATAACTGATCAATCATAGTAATTGTCAATCAAATAATTTTGTTGTATATAATTAGGCTACCTTATTACAATCAAGGTCCAAAGATATGAATTTTCAGAAGTGGTGATCTCCAAAACTAATTGTTTTTGATTTAATCCATTAATTTTTGATATAAGGGCAGGCTGAGAAGAATCATAATATTGTTGCTCAGCAGCATGAAGCCATGTAGAAACAGATTCAAATCCACCTGGTTGCTTTTCTGCCCAACAGTCACACACCAATGTCTCGATCATAGTTTCAAAAATAAATTCAATATCTTCAGTTTTTGAATCAAAAGACGGACCAGTCTGAATTATTGCAAGTGCCATACTAGGCTCAATTGAATTTCCACCCATGTTGATATTTCCCAAAGGTTTTCCATCAGAATCCAAGATGGCAGTGGTAATGCAGTAAGATACAAACTGTTGCACACCTTCATTATCAAAGAAGGTACAGTATTGCTTGACAGTATGATCAGCGATAACAGAGGGAGAAGACATCAAAATATTTTTGGTGGCCAGAATTTTTTGAATTGTTTCAACATCAGAATAAATAAAGGCATTTTCAGGAGTTTCAATTGATGTGTTTTTCGATATCAAATCTAGATAAATTACAAATATTAAAGAGATGATAACGATAGGAATTAAAATTTTCTTATTCATATAAACCATTTAAAAATATTACAAGATAAGGATTTGTAATTTTAAATTGAAATTATAGTCAATGTAGAATTCTTGTTAATATTATGAAGATCAATAAATCCAGATGTAACTTCAAGAACATAGAGTGCCTTATCATCAGGAATTATACTTTGGCAAGTAGCAATTTCAAGTGCAGATTTACATGGAGGTACGTCTTTTTCGATGTGGACTATTTTCCCATCCTCGTCAAACCAAATCATATCAAGTGAAAATTGCATGTTAAGCATCCAAAGAGAGTAAAGTCCGGGTTCCTCAAATACAAATATCATCCCCTGATCATAAGATAATTGATCTTGGAACATCAATCCACGAACGCGTCTTGGTTCAGTATCTGCAATTTGTACCTCAATAGGAATGTTATCAATCTTAATTGTCCCCCTAGGAAATTCAACAGATTCCAATTTACTATCACCTGGAAGGGAAATTAATCCGACAATGCCAACAATTACAGCAGCTATTGTAATTGGTATCAATGCTTGATTCCTAGTAGTCATATCAGGGTTTGTGCAAGTCCATTTAAAAACTAAGTTAGATCACATGACAGAATTCCTAAAGTCGCTTATTGATGAAATTGTATTTTTTGTTTCATGACCAATATCATGAATGGTTGAACCGTTATATTTTTTGTCAAGGTATCTTCCTGCAAGTATCAAGGGACCTCCAAGAGCAATTGTGACACCAGTAGGTTCTGGAATCCACACCATCAAAAATCCAATTTTTTGGAGTTTTTTACCAGGTGCAGGTGCCCTCTGAAGCACACCTAAAGAGGATGATGTACTTTTACTATCAATCCCGCTAATTTCACCATACAAATTTGCTCGACGCTTGGCAGAATCTGTAAATTTTCTTATTTTTTCTAGTCGTTCCTTTAGGTGGTCAACCATTCCAATCTTAGTTTAGAATGAATTAGTTAAGAATCAAAGATCAATAACCATCACTACGCAGTCAATAAAGAATAACCAAAAGTACCACGAAAATGCACTCAAATATCGGACAAAGTTTAGAAACAAATGTAATAGAAGTTAAAAATTCCAAAAGACTAGATTCAATCAATCCTACTAATAAATTAGAAAGTACATGATCATGTACAAGAATGGAATATTAGAGATGATCTTAGATCTAATAGAGACAAAGGTGTATGATATTTCTCATATTCTAAAAATTCATCGTCTTAGATCCTACAACATTTTAGTTATAATGTACTTCCATCAATATATCGTGAAAGGTCTAGTGTAATAGCACTAATCATAATCATAAAGCAATCAAACAATCAAGAAAATCTACCACATTTCTAAAAACAAACCCAAATATTATTGAAAATTTTAAAAATCTTTAAGAAATATTTGAATATCACCTTGAGAGGATGAGAGATCAATCAATGTTTGTGCAATATCTGAACGTTTTGGTATTTTGATTTGACCTTTTTTACCAATCCTTACAGAAGATACAAACTTTCCATTCGCATAGATATCAGCATGCATTGAAGTGAATTCACGATTAACAGTTAGAAGTAATGCTGTTTTTGATTCTGAAAAAGTAAATGGTAAATTATTTGATGGTAGAGATATAGATTCAGAATTCTTCTCAACTACATCAATGTGTACATTAAGATATTTTTCAATTTCATTGATGTTTGAACCTCCTTTTCCTATAACAGATGCAATACAATGTTTATCAACCATTACTTTTATTCTATTTTCAGATAGAATTTCAACTTCCGTTCTGGGATCATATTTTTTGAAAGTTTCTTTTATCTTATCTTCAGCGAGTTTTTCAATACCAAATTTTTGAACTTTAGCTAAAACAGGAACAATGACATTTTCTTCTCCAAACGTGTAGATTTCATGTTCCAACACATTATCTTCAAAATTTCTAATTTCAATAACAGGTCTAGCCAAATCAGATTCAGTCATTCCAGTAGGTACTTTGACTTTTAACATCAAGTCATAGACTTTTTTAATTTCACCACCTTTAACAAATACCACAGTATCCAAAATATTTGGGATTATTCCAAGTTCTATTTTTCCAATAAATCGTTGAATTGCATCCAAGGGGGAATTTGCATGGACAACTCCAATCATACCAACTCCAGTTAATCTCAGATCTGCAAAAGTTCTAAAGTCCTCTCTCCTTCTAACTTCATCAAAAATTGTATAATCAGGTCTAACAAGTAGTAAAATATCAGCAGTATTATCAAAACTTCCATCCAATTTACTATATTGAGTAATTCCAGGATCTACTTGCAAGTCACGTGGAGATTCAAATGTTTTAACAATTTTTCCTTGATTATGATAAAAATTTGCAAGTCCTGATGCCAGAGTACTTTTTCCAGAACCTGGTGCTCCAGAAATCACAATGCCTTCAGCACTGTCAGAAAAACGTGTCATTAGTTTTTCAGAAATGGTGTAATCATCAAGAGATAACCTAACAATAGGATGAACAATTGTAATTTCAAAAGATTCTGAAAAAGGAGGATAAGTAATGGCTATTCGGTAATCTTCATGTTGTACTACTGACGCACCAACTTTGGAAATTTCAATCGTGCTTAAATCAGATATATTAGTAAAATCCAAAATTTGTGATGAAATCATTTCAAGATAACTTCTAGATAGGATACTATCATTAAGTTTAGTTAATGAAAATTCCCCAGGTTTTCCTTTTTTTGCCATTGGGTGTTGATTTTCTTTTAAATGTACACTCATTGTTTCTGAATCAAAGAATTTGAGAAATTCCATAGATTCATTTTTAATCACAGGTTGAAGAAAGACCGAGTCAAGACCTTTAGCTCGTGCAACTAGATGTTGAACATTATCTGAAGTGTAAAGAGTAGCATCGAGTTGTTTAGCTAAATCTGTTATCAAGGCATCTATTCTACCACTACTAGCAAGTTTGATATCTTCAATTGATGGATGTTCACCTTTTATCGATACCACAAGACCATAATTGCCAGATAATTCTTTGAGTCTATAGATTTTTTCCAATCCAATAAATCCTTGTTTATTATTTGCAGATGCTTGTGATTGTAATTCATCAAATACAGCTTGAGGTATAATAATTTCGGAATTTCTAATTGAGCCTGATTCTATCTGAGTAATTAGTTGACCATTAATGATAACACTTGTATCACATACAATTTTTGACATGTTCTAACAAGTCTCAATAATTGTATTACCTAAATTACTTTCTCAAATTCAATTTGACATTATTATCATTCATGTAGAATTCCAAGGAACTCTTCTGAGTAGACAAAATTACCTCAAGTTTTGCTTAAAGAAAACAGACTTTCAGAACTAAAAACACTCACTCTTGTGAAAAAATGCTGATTTGAATAAATACAGTATGGAACAAATCAATGTAAAAAATAGGGAATTTTACAAAAATTGTACAGAATATTTTGAATTCTTACGAAAAAAAGGTACAACTGACTATGGTTTCGAAGACGAGTATTACTTTACCATGCCTGCAATTTCAAATCATTAGAAACCGGAAGATTTAGGACATATTAGAATTAACTAAATTATGGATTCAGAGTTACAAGAATTTGCAGACAAAGCAGTCAGATATGCTGGTTGTTCTGGAATACAGTATTGTGATGTCAGAGCAGAAACACAGAAACGAAAATCAGTATTATTAGAAAATAAAGATGTGGAATATATCAGAACAACCAACGATAGAGGGATAGGAATCAGACTAAATAAAGAAGGAATATGGGGGTTTTGCTCAATTACAAATCCAAAATCATTTGAACAAATTAAAGATGTAATAGATTCTGTAATTAAAAATATATCATACAACACCAGAAATAAAAATAATATTTATCCAAACTATCCAGATAAAACAAAGATAGATTTCCCAGTTTTAAAAAAACCAGATTTAGAGAAATTAGTAAAAATTGGAATGGAGTGCAGTGAAATTA comes from Nitrosopumilus sp. and encodes:
- a CDS encoding glycosyl hydrolase family 17 protein, giving the protein MSKGIITGIIIIVIISGLIITYTNFFDTVKPKIESVVETAKKITLINNKDIVNKTEDISDKNKTSDFLDIKNIHELQIDPEQTKLSGIAYSPYRKDQSPLTNIHPSLNEIENDIKLLSSITEKIRIYGITGNNQFIPEIAKKYGLKTAITLLLTGDKTDYDKIERAVQMANKNDGIYTIIVENEGLYRGNLNEEQIIQYLNKTREKLNPTCTITISEPIGNWLEHPEITKHVDYVMINYYPYFNGVHINNASSKALEEYKYVKETLGKDVVIGETNWPSDGEVIKLAVPSPENQQRFISEFKEITDLNKIEYFLFEAFDEKWKPAEQFNPDGPNDVENHWGLFFENGTMKESLRNIIPPTRNITTRN
- a CDS encoding glycosyl hydrolase family 17 protein, whose amino-acid sequence is MISSDLKLPYGICYGPHRDGQDPTRNIHPNEMDLNQDVIFLSKLTKRIRTYSSQGISDVIKNLDKNKVKVNLGISLDVNSPTNSEIEVSNAKNILTKYSDLIDCITVGNEVLAQVIWDSHLDLGNVTPMIKNKLDKIKTTQITPYIADLKKAVSQSNNKNIRVTTAEPWRIWQDHQDLIDNVDVITAHIHPYWDGQDISHAADYVLQTYNDVMSLGKIHGKNVIIGETGWPTHGARIGNAIPSPDNQKIFLQKFLNMIAIPEYYIFEAFDEKWKEMYGLVEGHWGLYDSKGMTKHDLSILSGISSENNWR
- a CDS encoding sulfite exporter TauE/SafE family protein — encoded protein: MIDQLWFILLGFAAGILGSMIGLGGGIILVPALTFLGFPPTAAASNSLFGALSNSVASTISYSKQKRIVYSLGLKLGLLSIPGTVLGAFLSTDIAPDIFKILFGFVLIASAVYIFVRKKIETVEKTLSVQMMIFAVGASFFAGLISSFFGIGGGIIFVPLMVVGMGMTMKKAAPTSQLILLFSSLSGVIIHSILGHPDFIQAGLLSIGSFIGGLVGARLSLDVKERYLQIIVSVVILIAAGKLFLDSLNNNLNFFGF
- a CDS encoding DUF192 domain-containing protein; the encoded protein is MTTRNQALIPITIAAVIVGIVGLISLPGDSKLESVEFPRGTIKIDNIPIEVQIADTEPRRVRGLMFQDQLSYDQGMIFVFEEPGLYSLWMLNMQFSLDMIWFDEDGKIVHIEKDVPPCKSALEIATCQSIIPDDKALYVLEVTSGFIDLHNINKNSTLTIISI
- a CDS encoding PINc/VapC family ATPase, with the translated sequence MSKIVCDTSVIINGQLITQIESGSIRNSEIIIPQAVFDELQSQASANNKQGFIGLEKIYRLKELSGNYGLVVSIKGEHPSIEDIKLASSGRIDALITDLAKQLDATLYTSDNVQHLVARAKGLDSVFLQPVIKNESMEFLKFFDSETMSVHLKENQHPMAKKGKPGEFSLTKLNDSILSRSYLEMISSQILDFTNISDLSTIEISKVGASVVQHEDYRIAITYPPFSESFEITIVHPIVRLSLDDYTISEKLMTRFSDSAEGIVISGAPGSGKSTLASGLANFYHNQGKIVKTFESPRDLQVDPGITQYSKLDGSFDNTADILLLVRPDYTIFDEVRRREDFRTFADLRLTGVGMIGVVHANSPLDAIQRFIGKIELGIIPNILDTVVFVKGGEIKKVYDLMLKVKVPTGMTESDLARPVIEIRNFEDNVLEHEIYTFGEENVIVPVLAKVQKFGIEKLAEDKIKETFKKYDPRTEVEILSENRIKVMVDKHCIASVIGKGGSNINEIEKYLNVHIDVVEKNSESISLPSNNLPFTFSESKTALLLTVNREFTSMHADIYANGKFVSSVRIGKKGQIKIPKRSDIAQTLIDLSSSQGDIQIFLKDF